A genomic region of Colletes latitarsis isolate SP2378_abdomen chromosome 7, iyColLati1, whole genome shotgun sequence contains the following coding sequences:
- the LOC143343606 gene encoding uncharacterized protein LOC143343606 isoform X2: MTADVLSPNTKSLQPLKKRKIQRSDTMNNDLENNVQTIQETQNNTECTSKENKDTLMPNVILKNSPITKHSSNESIKIENMDTSQINMENANIIGTYNNNSVIENDNQNSRISICKLEDLRCTPTKKTELNEFIDVQDIKTENVNSPDIFSPSSSNINTMECYPRYIKMLQETPTSCEKENYYANEYNTPSKRKKRKLSDVSDCDQISDMLKSELYDTNFADMEPIDMLHDLSSVIDFEETKISSEFLSSVANDEQNEHNMEMSKDPQMDPLFIANSDVHNTNNEDIDNKYIKKTTMDIHHSGEDLTTEYSDETENEDEDESRVVNDEIYDTLKIVLGELNIQSDSENEQKLEDAKKRLYELKVQLIHNIPPQHKIETTAGSRALSRTERQLFLSYGPIKNGVFSPAEDKIIKNNWKKFCEIHNWDLKYTEPFLCMRKGKRYCIRNIKERQKFVQFIANGLPWRTLYSVYNRFKNIHDKYEKTFKSIYEKGIAHTREIIWPNVAKYFEGVTTVFLCKVFFYLVKEATMKIGKQDFLCIVDYLYNHKIPDIKNELTDKFLPRLSYNDGTVEIIDQNADDNNDT; the protein is encoded by the exons ATGACTGCTGATGTATTAAGTCCTAATACAAAAAGTTTACaacctttaaaaaaaagaaaaatacaaaGAAGCGATACAATGAATAATGATTTGGAAAATAATGTTCAAACAATTCAAGAAACACAGAATAATACAGAGTGCACAAGTAAAGAAAATAAAGATACATTGATGCCAAATGTTATCTTAAAAAATTCACCTATTACAAAACACAGTAGTAATGAAAGTATTAAAATTGAGAATATGGATACATCACAAATTAACATGGAAAATGCAAATATAATAGGAACTTACAATAATAATAGTGTTATTGAAAATGACAACCAAAATTCAAGAATTAGTATTTGTAAACTAGAGGATTTACGATGTACTCCCACAAAAAAAACGGAATTAAACGAATTCATAGATGTACAAGACATTAAAACAGAGAATGTAAATAGTCCTGACATATTTAGTCCTAGttcttcaaatataaatacaatGGAATGTTATCCTAGATATATTAAAATGTTACAAGAAACACCAACGTCGTGTGAGAAAGAAAATTATTATGCCAATGAATATAATACACCTTCTaagcgaaaaaaaagaaaacttagCGACGTCAGTGATTGCGATCAAATATCTGATATGCTTAAATCAGAATTATATGATACAAATTTTGCTGATATGGAACCCATTGATATGCTGCACGACTTGAGTTCTGTAATAGACTTTGAAGAAACTAAAATATCCTCTGAATTTttatcttcagtggccaatgatGAACAGAATGAACACAATATGGAAATGTCCAAAGATCCGCAAATGGATCCTCTTTTTATTGCCAACAGTGATGTGCATAATACAAACAATGAAGATAttgataataaatatataaagaaaACAACAATGGATATACATCATTCAGGAGAAGATTTAACGACAGAATACAGTGATGAAACTGAAaatgaagatgaagatgaaagtAGAGTTGTTAATGATGAAATTTATGATACTTTAAAAATAGTGCTTGGAGAATTAAATATTCAATCAGACTCAGAAAATGAGCAAAAGCTTGAAGATGCTAAGAAA aggttgtATGAATTAAAAGTACAATTGATACACAATATACCACCACAACATAAGATCGAAACTACAGCAGGCTCAAGAGCATTATCAAGAACAGAGAGGCAATTATTTTTAAGTTATGGACCAATAAAAAATGGCGTATTTTCACCTGCTGAAGATAAAATTATCAAGAATAATTGGAAAAAATTCTGTGAA ATTCATAATTGGGACCTTAAATACACAGAACCATTTCTTTGTATGAGAAAAGGTAAACGATATTGTATCAGAAATATAAAAGAGAGACAAAAGTTTGTTCAATTCATAGCAAATGGATTACCATGGAGGACACTGTATAGTGtgtataacagatttaaaaatatacaTGATAAATATGAAAAGACTTTCAAAAG CATTTATGAGAAAGGAATCGCACATACTCGAGAAATAATATGGCCGAATGTTGCAAAATATTTCGAGGGTGTAACTACTGTCTTTTTGTGTAAAGTATTTTTTTATCTTGTAAAAGAAGCTACTATGAAAATAGGCAAGCAAGACTTTCTTT GTATTGTGGATTATTTGTATAACCATAAAATACCTGacataaaaaatgaattaacCGATAAATTTCTTCCTAGACTATCGTATAACGACGGGACAGTAGAAATTATAGATCAAAATGCTGACGACAATAATGATACATAA
- the LOC143343606 gene encoding uncharacterized protein LOC143343606 isoform X1 has translation MTADVLSPNTKSLQPLKKRKIQRSDTMNNDLENNVQTIQETQNNTECTSKENKDTLMPNVILKNSPITKHSSNESIKIENMDTSQINMENANIIGTYNNNSVIENDNQNSRISICKLEDLRCTPTKKTELNEFIDVQDIKTENVNSPDIFSPSSSNINTMECYPRYIKMLQETPTSCEKENYYANEYNTPSKRKKRKLSDVSDCDQISDMLKSELYDTNFADMEPIDMLHDLSSVIDFEETKISSEFLSSVANDEQNEHNMEMSKDPQMDPLFIANSDVHNTNNEDIDNKYIKKTTMDIHHSGEDLTTEYSDETENEDEDESRVVNDEIYDTLKIVLGELNIQSDSENEQKLEDAKKRLYELKVQLIHNIPPQHKIETTAGSRALSRTERQLFLSYGPIKNGVFSPAEDKIIKNNWKKFCEIHNWDLKYTEPFLCMRKGKRYCIRNIKERQKFVQFIANGLPWRTLYSVYNRFKNIHDKYEKTFKRYTVNEDEQILLFMKNKRTKRKYRKHKFCDLAKSLGRTSHSVWLRYQLLKKMQESHTEKPLSEVKWTLPLIGKFIKTIMNVTLSEKLEDLKDATLPKPIWLKLEEKLNIDHNVLKVLWMHQLHMQLFCLEPIYLNDMKIKLIEYIYEKGIAHTREIIWPNVAKYFEGVTTVFLCKVFFYLVKEATMKIGKQDFLCIVDYLYNHKIPDIKNELTDKFLPRLSYNDGTVEIIDQNADDNNDT, from the exons ATGACTGCTGATGTATTAAGTCCTAATACAAAAAGTTTACaacctttaaaaaaaagaaaaatacaaaGAAGCGATACAATGAATAATGATTTGGAAAATAATGTTCAAACAATTCAAGAAACACAGAATAATACAGAGTGCACAAGTAAAGAAAATAAAGATACATTGATGCCAAATGTTATCTTAAAAAATTCACCTATTACAAAACACAGTAGTAATGAAAGTATTAAAATTGAGAATATGGATACATCACAAATTAACATGGAAAATGCAAATATAATAGGAACTTACAATAATAATAGTGTTATTGAAAATGACAACCAAAATTCAAGAATTAGTATTTGTAAACTAGAGGATTTACGATGTACTCCCACAAAAAAAACGGAATTAAACGAATTCATAGATGTACAAGACATTAAAACAGAGAATGTAAATAGTCCTGACATATTTAGTCCTAGttcttcaaatataaatacaatGGAATGTTATCCTAGATATATTAAAATGTTACAAGAAACACCAACGTCGTGTGAGAAAGAAAATTATTATGCCAATGAATATAATACACCTTCTaagcgaaaaaaaagaaaacttagCGACGTCAGTGATTGCGATCAAATATCTGATATGCTTAAATCAGAATTATATGATACAAATTTTGCTGATATGGAACCCATTGATATGCTGCACGACTTGAGTTCTGTAATAGACTTTGAAGAAACTAAAATATCCTCTGAATTTttatcttcagtggccaatgatGAACAGAATGAACACAATATGGAAATGTCCAAAGATCCGCAAATGGATCCTCTTTTTATTGCCAACAGTGATGTGCATAATACAAACAATGAAGATAttgataataaatatataaagaaaACAACAATGGATATACATCATTCAGGAGAAGATTTAACGACAGAATACAGTGATGAAACTGAAaatgaagatgaagatgaaagtAGAGTTGTTAATGATGAAATTTATGATACTTTAAAAATAGTGCTTGGAGAATTAAATATTCAATCAGACTCAGAAAATGAGCAAAAGCTTGAAGATGCTAAGAAA aggttgtATGAATTAAAAGTACAATTGATACACAATATACCACCACAACATAAGATCGAAACTACAGCAGGCTCAAGAGCATTATCAAGAACAGAGAGGCAATTATTTTTAAGTTATGGACCAATAAAAAATGGCGTATTTTCACCTGCTGAAGATAAAATTATCAAGAATAATTGGAAAAAATTCTGTGAA ATTCATAATTGGGACCTTAAATACACAGAACCATTTCTTTGTATGAGAAAAGGTAAACGATATTGTATCAGAAATATAAAAGAGAGACAAAAGTTTGTTCAATTCATAGCAAATGGATTACCATGGAGGACACTGTATAGTGtgtataacagatttaaaaatatacaTGATAAATATGAAAAGACTTTCAAAAG ATACACCGTAAATGAagatgaacaaattttattattcaTGAAAAATAAACGAACAAAGAGAAAATATCGAAAGCATAAATTTTGTGATCTAGCCAAATCGTTAGGGCGTACAAGTCATTCAGTTTGGTTACGTTACCAGCTTCTTAAAAAAATGCAGGAAAGCCATACAGAGAAAC CATTATCAGAAGTTAAATGGACTTTACctttaattggtaaattcatAAAAACTATTATGAATGTAACATTGTCTGAGAAACTAGAAGATTTAAAAGATGCTACTTTGCCAAAACCAATTTGGTTAAAGTTAGAAGAAAAATTAAACATAGACCACAATGTACTGAAAGTGCTTTGGATGCATCAATTGCATATGCAATTGTTTTGTCTCGAACCGATTTATTTGAAtgatatgaaaataaaattaatcgaata CATTTATGAGAAAGGAATCGCACATACTCGAGAAATAATATGGCCGAATGTTGCAAAATATTTCGAGGGTGTAACTACTGTCTTTTTGTGTAAAGTATTTTTTTATCTTGTAAAAGAAGCTACTATGAAAATAGGCAAGCAAGACTTTCTTT GTATTGTGGATTATTTGTATAACCATAAAATACCTGacataaaaaatgaattaacCGATAAATTTCTTCCTAGACTATCGTATAACGACGGGACAGTAGAAATTATAGATCAAAATGCTGACGACAATAATGATACATAA